The Silene latifolia isolate original U9 population chromosome 4, ASM4854445v1, whole genome shotgun sequence region ATTCTAAACATCTCTTTTACAAacaatataattataattataattataacttttattattattattattattattattattattattattattattattattattatttctagaAACAGAGATTTTCCGACATTTCAGAAAGCGTCGTGTTTCTCCGGTTAATACGACGCCGTATCATTAACTATCAGAAATTATGGAGTGGCCTGCTTGTTTGGATGAATTTGAAAAGCTTCTTTTTAGATTAGACTCTCCCAGGTTTATTTAGTTTTCTCAATTccaatacattttttttttgttctttatcGAGCCTTACTGGATGCCTTGAACGGTTTCAGATGATGATTCATGTGGCTGTAGTATTTTCATTATTTTTGTAATTATAATATTTGGTGTGGTTTGGGTTTGTAGCGATTTATTTTTTCCTAACTTGTTTGAATATTATTACCATCTCcgttcaatttcaatttttttgacaAATATGATAAAATCTTTGCCACATTGTAGCTGCATTATAGAATTATTCAAAAatgaatatattttcataaaAGTCACTAccttttatttgtttgttttgtaatAATAGATGGGTTTACGATAATTCTTGTGTAAAATCGCCTTATAGTCGTTTTAATCCAATTTATCTCCTTTCACACCCTCACAAGATTGTTTGGATGTTTTGAATTTCAAATCACTTCAAAATTTGGAAATTGTCAATGAGATTTTAGTTACGTGTGAGACGGTCTCTTCACGACTTACTATTAATGTAATGTGAAAATATGACCAAGGTTTAGTTTTTCTGTTCTTCAGGGTAACAATTGACAATATTGTCTGTCCCAATACAACCATTGTCAAGGTATTTACTAATTTACCCTTGGTCTATATGATTATTTCTTATCTaataatttgatttttttttttaaattatgtgggtaatttgttaatttttaaaatttaataTATTTAGGTTGATAGCGCTAGAAAGCACGGGATTTTGTTAGAGGCAGTGCAAGTAATTACGGATCTTAATCTCTGTATTAAAAAGGCTTATATTTCATCTGATGGAAGATGGTTTATGGATGGTGAGTTATTGTTTTTCTTACTAAATTACGTTCCCGGTCTCAACTGATTCTTTAGGTTTGGTTAAAGTACTTGTTACAAATGAATGAAAACGTGAAGAACCAGTGGTGGCACTGATAAACTGGGCATTATTCATGTTTTTAGTGATTAATTAGGAATTAAATGTTATAATTTACCTAATTAATTTTTGTTATGCAGTTTTCCATGTAACTGATCTTAACGGAAATAAAATGAAAGATGAGAGCGTTCTTACCTTCATGGAACAGGTAATTAATCATAAGAGAGTAAATTTGATGTACTTAATTTAGCAGTTTAGGTGCAGTAATTGCGGAATTTAATTAACTACTGTATTTATCTTTTGATTGTTCAACAGTCACTTGGTAGCATTCATTTCATGAGATCGCCTTCTTTTGAAGGCGTTACGGCTCTAGAGTTGACCGGGACAGATAGGGTAGGGTTGTTATCGGAGGTTTTTGCTGTATTAGCCGACTTGAATTGCAGTGTGGTGGACGCCACGGTATGGACACATAATGGCAGAATCGCGTCTCTTATTTACATCAAGGATTGTGATTCTGGATGCCAGATTGAGGATTCACATAGGATTATGAAGATTGAGTCGAAATTGAGGCCGGTTTTGAAGGGTGATAATGACATTGGGAGTGCTAAGACTAGTGTTTCAATGGCGGTTACTCATACTGAGCGAAGGCTTCATCAACTGATGTTTGATGATCGTGATTATGAGAGAAACCCGTCAATCAGATCCTTGAAAGATATCCCTGAAGTCTCGGTTCAGAATTGGAATGAGAGAGGATACTCGGTGGTTAATGTTCAGTGCAAGGATCGGCCTAAGCTCTTATTTGATGTTGTCTGTACTTTGACTGATATGGAGTACGTCGTTTTTCATGCCACTATTGACACTCGAGGAAACCGAGCTTATTTGGTACATTTCGTGATCCTATATTTAAATGCTTGCATATTTAATAATTTGTATATGAGATAATGTCACTAGCGACCCATGATTTTAGTTTGATATTGCAATAAGAACTACCTAATTGAGAAATCAATTATCTCCTTCTCTGATGCATTCCCTTTGTCTTCAATCAAGCACTATCTGTTTTCTCACCATTAAACTTATCTATATTTGAGATATTTTCGTCTTAAAATTGGTAACCAACCATCAGTCCCGTATTACTTCATGAAAAATATGTAACGATTATTGCTAATCTCATATGTAATACCGTCTTGTAAAAGATTCAAATGTGCAACTCTGATTAATTTTTACTGTGTTATTCTGTTTCAGGAATTCTACATTAAACACTCAGATGGAACCCCAATTAGTTCAGACGCAGAAAGACAACGCGTTGTCCAATGTATTCAAGCTGCCATTCAAAGAAGAACATCTCAGGTATAAATTCCGTCATAATCAATTTCTTTACTGCAAGGACATTCCCTCTTCAATGTATTGTCTGTTATATCATGCATCACAATAACTCGTTGACGTGTAAGATATATTGAGTTGGAACACAATGATTATGTTGGTATAACTTAACATTGATTATGAATCCCTAATTTAGTCGGTGTCATGAAAAAATTATTACGAGACTAGCACTCAGAAGACTAACTGACATTCGATACTTGCAGGGTGTGAGACTAGAATTTTACGCCGAAGATCGCCCCTGTTTACTAGCAAATGTAAACCGGACTTTCCGAGAGAACGGCCTAAATGTAGTGAGGGCCGAGATCTCTACCACCGGGGATATGGCTCTCAACATCTTCTACGTGACAGATGTTGAGGGTTATACTCCGGATGCAAAAACAATCGACGCAGTCCGGGAGAATATTGGATCAAGTCATTTAAAGATAAACGAGCTGCCATTGATCTACCATCAAGAGACGGGAAGGAACGTGCCATGTGTTG contains the following coding sequences:
- the LOC141653614 gene encoding ACT domain-containing protein ACR8: MEWPACLDEFEKLLFRLDSPRVTIDNIVCPNTTIVKVDSARKHGILLEAVQVITDLNLCIKKAYISSDGRWFMDVFHVTDLNGNKMKDESVLTFMEQSLGSIHFMRSPSFEGVTALELTGTDRVGLLSEVFAVLADLNCSVVDATVWTHNGRIASLIYIKDCDSGCQIEDSHRIMKIESKLRPVLKGDNDIGSAKTSVSMAVTHTERRLHQLMFDDRDYERNPSIRSLKDIPEVSVQNWNERGYSVVNVQCKDRPKLLFDVVCTLTDMEYVVFHATIDTRGNRAYLEFYIKHSDGTPISSDAERQRVVQCIQAAIQRRTSQGVRLEFYAEDRPCLLANVNRTFRENGLNVVRAEISTTGDMALNIFYVTDVEGYTPDAKTIDAVRENIGSSHLKINELPLIYHQETGRNVPCVGVGGAMLLSLGSIVRKNLYNLGLIRSHS